From a single Halobacteriovorax sp. DA5 genomic region:
- the hutH gene encoding histidine ammonia-lyase: MKEIIIDGHSLSVDDIYEVSFAKKDTVKVKLSDIARENMVKSKAYVQNIVDKAKPVYGINTGFGALSDKYIEKEDLAQLQVNLIRSHCTGVGKPFSKEITKAIMLLRANCLASGFSGVSIEAVDMLIAFLNNDIIPVVPEKGSVGASGDLAPLSHIALALIGEGEVIYGGKEVRSDFAIRDIGKEPVVLGPKDGLALINGTAVMAALGALAIKKTENLVRIADICAATTLDGVRGTLRAYDHKIHGLKPHPGQLASAINVNNIIAGSEILDSHVDCGKVQDPYSLRCVPQVHGASRQTLSHAKEVLGIELNAVTDNPLIFLGEDEVISGGNFHGEAIAMAMDYLAIGVAELCNISERRVEKMMNPTFSDLPAFLTPESGLNSGLMIAHVTAAALTSENKYLCHPASVDSVPTSTDKEDHVSMGVTSGRKLHEVIENATKCLAIELLCNSQAIEFHRPLKSSPAIEELISHIRKSVDKIVEDRVFYRDINNIEALIANGELLRAVEKHTGKLQ, encoded by the coding sequence ATGAAAGAAATTATTATTGATGGACACAGCTTAAGCGTAGACGATATTTACGAAGTATCATTTGCAAAAAAAGATACTGTTAAAGTTAAACTAAGTGATATAGCTCGTGAAAATATGGTTAAGTCAAAAGCCTACGTACAAAATATTGTCGATAAAGCAAAGCCTGTTTATGGAATTAACACTGGTTTTGGTGCTTTATCAGATAAGTATATTGAAAAGGAAGACCTAGCTCAACTTCAAGTAAACTTAATTCGCTCACACTGTACTGGTGTAGGAAAACCTTTTTCAAAAGAAATCACAAAAGCAATCATGCTTCTTAGAGCAAATTGTCTTGCATCAGGTTTTTCTGGTGTCTCAATTGAAGCTGTCGATATGTTAATCGCATTTTTAAATAATGACATTATTCCAGTTGTTCCAGAAAAAGGTTCAGTTGGTGCATCAGGTGACCTTGCTCCATTATCACATATTGCACTTGCATTAATTGGAGAAGGAGAAGTTATATACGGTGGCAAAGAAGTTCGCTCAGACTTTGCTATTAGAGATATTGGGAAAGAGCCTGTAGTTCTTGGACCAAAAGATGGCCTTGCTCTTATAAATGGTACAGCTGTTATGGCGGCACTTGGTGCGCTAGCAATTAAGAAAACTGAAAACCTTGTTCGTATTGCTGATATTTGTGCAGCAACAACTCTTGATGGTGTTCGTGGAACACTTAGAGCATATGACCATAAAATTCATGGTTTAAAACCACACCCAGGTCAGCTTGCAAGTGCCATTAACGTAAATAATATTATCGCTGGAAGTGAAATTCTAGATTCACACGTTGATTGTGGAAAGGTTCAAGATCCATATTCTCTAAGATGTGTACCTCAGGTCCACGGTGCTTCTAGACAAACTCTTTCTCATGCAAAAGAAGTTTTAGGAATTGAACTTAATGCTGTTACAGATAATCCACTTATCTTTCTAGGTGAAGATGAAGTTATTTCAGGTGGAAACTTTCATGGTGAAGCAATCGCAATGGCCATGGATTATCTAGCAATTGGTGTAGCAGAACTTTGTAATATCAGTGAAAGACGTGTTGAGAAAATGATGAACCCAACTTTCTCTGATCTACCAGCTTTCTTAACTCCTGAATCAGGACTTAATAGTGGGTTAATGATTGCTCACGTTACAGCAGCAGCATTAACATCAGAAAATAAATACCTATGTCATCCTGCAAGTGTGGACTCTGTTCCAACTTCAACAGATAAAGAAGATCATGTTTCAATGGGTGTAACTTCAGGACGTAAGCTTCATGAAGTTATTGAGAATGCTACGAAATGTTTAGCAATTGAACTACTTTGTAACTCGCAAGCTATTGAATTTCATCGCCCTCTTAAATCTTCACCTGCAATTGAAGAGTTAATTTCACATATCAGAAAGTCTGTTGATAAAATTGTTGAAGATAGAGTTTTCTATCGCGATATCAATAATATCGAAGCGCTTATTGCAAATGGTGAATTACTACGTGCAGTTGAGAAGCATACAGGAAAATTACAATAA
- the rpe gene encoding ribulose-phosphate 3-epimerase encodes MQTIISPSILAADFTNLISDISVIEDVKDLWLHLDVMDGHFVPNLTFGIPVIKQIKKITNIPLDVHLMVTNPAFHFEALKDSGIENITYHYEIECDHFEMIKKYRDNYKSIGLSLKPATDIESIPLELLKEIDLLLVMSVEPGFGGQSFMPNSLDKIAYLKRMKEEHNLKLQIQVDGGINQDTAKLCLDKGAHNLVAGSYIFGKEKNQYQTQIESLR; translated from the coding sequence ATGCAAACAATCATCTCACCAAGCATTTTAGCAGCTGATTTTACAAACCTAATATCTGATATCTCAGTAATAGAAGATGTTAAGGATCTTTGGCTGCATTTAGATGTAATGGATGGTCACTTTGTACCAAATTTAACATTTGGAATTCCAGTGATTAAACAAATTAAGAAAATTACAAATATCCCGCTCGATGTACATTTAATGGTAACAAATCCAGCATTTCATTTTGAAGCGTTAAAAGATTCAGGCATTGAGAATATAACTTATCACTACGAAATCGAATGTGATCATTTTGAAATGATCAAAAAATATCGCGATAACTACAAGAGTATTGGTCTTTCCCTAAAACCAGCAACAGATATTGAGTCAATTCCTTTAGAACTGCTGAAGGAAATTGATTTATTACTTGTTATGTCAGTAGAGCCAGGATTTGGTGGCCAAAGCTTTATGCCAAACTCACTTGATAAAATTGCGTACCTTAAAAGAATGAAAGAAGAACATAACCTGAAATTACAAATCCAAGTCGATGGTGGAATCAACCAAGACACTGCAAAGCTTTGTCTTGATAAAGGTGCCCACAACCTCGTTGCTGGATCATATATTTTTGGCAAAGAAAAAAACCAATATCAAACACAAATAGAATCATTAAGATAA
- the hutI gene encoding imidazolonepropionase: MIIYKNINEILTLEAAQKKDGRNLLAEDISILQHGTIVFEEDEIVWVGDSENIPVEYLKKAKTVKDLEGYVVTPEIVDSHTHLIFGGNRANEYQMRLNGADYEEIAKAGGGIVATSNGTNNTSDEQLLDSCRERIKRIASYGVGTIEVKSGYSLSFEGELRMTKLIAKLKEEFSPDIQIFNTFMPAHALPKSYDSTQKYMDEIVIPLLHEVAPLNIIDCVDIFHEQGYFDSEDVKKLALVAQEYGIPLKTHADEFNDNKGAILACELGALSTDHLLCTTEDGIKKLAESKTVATVLPGTGIFLGKPKADAKQLADGGCKLAIASDYNPGSCHCDNLLLLASICAPMYKINMTQMWAGITLNAAAAVGKYDQGAIIKRFKPRFSIFKTNTISEITYNWGRNLAVDKNSI; this comes from the coding sequence ATGATCATCTACAAGAATATTAACGAAATCCTAACTCTTGAAGCGGCCCAAAAAAAAGACGGCCGCAATCTTCTAGCTGAAGATATCTCAATACTTCAGCATGGTACAATTGTATTTGAAGAAGATGAAATCGTATGGGTTGGAGATAGCGAAAATATTCCTGTAGAGTATCTAAAGAAAGCGAAGACAGTAAAAGACCTTGAAGGTTATGTTGTTACTCCCGAGATAGTCGATTCACATACTCATTTAATTTTTGGTGGTAATCGTGCCAATGAATACCAAATGAGACTTAATGGTGCTGACTACGAAGAAATTGCTAAGGCCGGTGGTGGTATTGTTGCGACTTCAAATGGGACAAATAATACAAGTGATGAGCAACTTCTTGATAGTTGTCGAGAAAGAATCAAACGAATCGCTAGTTACGGTGTAGGTACAATTGAAGTAAAATCTGGTTATTCACTTTCATTTGAAGGTGAATTAAGAATGACTAAGTTAATTGCAAAACTAAAAGAAGAATTTTCACCTGATATACAAATCTTTAATACATTCATGCCTGCACATGCTCTTCCTAAGAGTTACGATTCAACACAAAAATACATGGATGAAATCGTAATTCCTTTACTTCATGAAGTAGCACCTCTTAATATTATTGATTGTGTTGATATCTTTCATGAGCAAGGCTATTTCGATTCTGAAGATGTGAAAAAACTTGCACTTGTTGCACAAGAGTACGGAATACCATTAAAGACTCATGCCGATGAATTTAATGATAATAAAGGGGCTATACTTGCTTGCGAACTAGGTGCTCTGAGTACGGATCACCTTCTATGTACAACCGAAGATGGAATTAAAAAATTAGCTGAATCAAAAACAGTTGCAACAGTACTTCCTGGAACAGGAATTTTCTTAGGAAAACCTAAAGCTGATGCAAAGCAATTAGCAGATGGTGGGTGTAAGTTGGCAATTGCATCTGATTATAATCCAGGATCTTGCCATTGCGATAACCTACTACTATTAGCTTCAATTTGTGCACCAATGTACAAAATTAACATGACTCAAATGTGGGCCGGAATTACTTTAAATGCTGCAGCTGCAGTTGGAAAGTATGATCAAGGTGCAATCATAAAAAGATTTAAGCCTCGTTTTAGTATATTTAAAACAAATACGATTTCTGAAATTACTTATAATTGGGGACGAAATCTAGCGGTAGATAAGAATTCTATTTAA
- a CDS encoding TlpA disulfide reductase family protein, with the protein MSIQRKKFPYKIILVACVLVLGSLFVTDDSFTTAKVAGVDVKKIQHYESMLVRPDLKSTEGKTFKKEELSKGVVILNFWASWCTPCLEEFPSLVSLRSEIKDPKLKIIAINSDEGQKQLKKIKDVVKKYKVNFDVVKDGQGKLTDAFMVSAIPVSIVYKDGRVVEVAKGSKDFNSEEFKEKIREWLK; encoded by the coding sequence TTGAGTATACAAAGAAAAAAATTTCCATATAAGATCATTCTGGTAGCTTGTGTACTGGTTTTAGGATCGTTATTTGTAACTGATGACAGTTTTACGACTGCTAAAGTTGCAGGTGTGGATGTTAAAAAGATTCAACATTATGAATCGATGCTCGTTCGACCAGATCTAAAATCAACTGAAGGCAAAACTTTTAAGAAAGAAGAACTTTCTAAAGGTGTTGTTATCCTGAACTTTTGGGCAAGTTGGTGTACTCCATGTCTTGAAGAATTTCCAAGTTTAGTTAGCCTACGTTCTGAGATCAAAGACCCTAAGCTAAAGATCATTGCAATTAATTCAGACGAAGGTCAAAAGCAGCTTAAGAAAATTAAAGATGTCGTTAAAAAGTATAAAGTTAACTTTGATGTTGTAAAAGATGGTCAAGGTAAGTTAACAGATGCATTTATGGTATCTGCCATCCCTGTTTCTATTGTTTACAAAGATGGCCGTGTCGTTGAAGTTGCAAAGGGTTCTAAAGACTTCAATTCGGAAGAATTCAAAGAAAAAATTCGCGAATGGCTTAAATAG
- the glpK gene encoding glycerol kinase GlpK, with product MYILSLDQGTTGTTATIIDAKTFKFVDKENQEFKQYFPNTGWVEHDLDEIWKSVKSTVQTVLKRNNIDPNNIASIGITNQRETTCAFNRKGEALAKAIVWQDRRTADFCDSMKTHEDSFKKITGLPLDPYFSGTKIHWLLNNNQYVKEAHKNHDLRFGTIDTFLLYRLTNGDSFKTDVSNASRTLLMSLDTCDWDTNLCEILGVAKNDLPEICESICDFGTTKGLDFLPDGISINGILGDQQAALFGQACFTKGTGKCTYGTGAFMLVNTGEEKKYSEHGLLTTVAYKYQGKTYYALEGSCYIAGACVQWLRDNLQIIDNAAQTEDKANAVKDLNQIRDLILLPFFTGIGSPYWKPHAKAALIGMTRATDTNDICRAALEGIALSINDLIKAMKSDMGSNLEEFKVDGGAVANNLLMQIQADISGVNVTRPKVIETTSYGAALAAAIGAGLMTIDDVSKQWEKESFFESSSANSEYFDYKKKLWDKYIQINF from the coding sequence ATGTATATTTTATCATTAGACCAAGGTACTACTGGTACCACTGCTACTATTATCGACGCCAAAACTTTCAAATTTGTTGATAAAGAAAATCAAGAATTTAAACAGTACTTTCCTAACACTGGTTGGGTTGAACACGATCTTGATGAAATCTGGAAGAGCGTTAAGAGTACAGTTCAAACTGTTCTTAAAAGAAATAATATTGATCCAAATAACATTGCTTCTATTGGAATTACAAATCAACGTGAAACAACATGTGCATTCAATCGAAAAGGTGAAGCACTTGCAAAGGCCATTGTCTGGCAAGATCGTCGTACCGCAGATTTTTGCGATTCTATGAAGACACACGAAGACAGTTTTAAGAAAATCACTGGCCTGCCTCTCGACCCATATTTTTCTGGTACTAAGATTCATTGGTTATTAAATAATAATCAATACGTAAAAGAAGCACATAAGAATCACGACCTTCGTTTTGGGACTATTGATACTTTCTTACTTTACCGTTTAACTAATGGTGACTCATTTAAAACAGATGTATCTAACGCTTCTAGAACTCTTCTGATGTCTTTAGATACATGTGACTGGGATACTAACCTTTGTGAAATTTTAGGCGTTGCTAAAAATGACTTACCAGAAATATGTGAATCAATATGTGATTTTGGAACAACAAAAGGTTTAGATTTTCTGCCAGATGGTATTTCAATAAATGGAATATTAGGTGATCAACAAGCTGCTTTATTTGGACAAGCATGTTTCACAAAAGGAACAGGAAAATGTACATATGGTACAGGTGCCTTCATGCTAGTTAACACTGGGGAAGAAAAGAAGTACTCTGAACATGGCCTATTAACTACTGTTGCCTATAAGTATCAAGGTAAGACATATTACGCTCTTGAAGGTTCATGTTATATAGCTGGAGCCTGTGTACAATGGTTACGTGACAATCTCCAAATTATCGATAATGCAGCTCAGACAGAAGATAAGGCGAATGCAGTCAAAGACTTAAATCAAATCAGAGATCTCATTCTTCTTCCATTTTTCACAGGAATTGGATCTCCATACTGGAAACCACATGCAAAAGCTGCATTAATTGGAATGACTCGTGCAACTGACACTAACGATATCTGTCGAGCGGCCCTTGAAGGAATCGCTTTAAGTATCAATGATCTTATCAAAGCAATGAAAAGCGACATGGGTAGTAACCTCGAAGAATTTAAGGTTGATGGCGGTGCCGTAGCAAATAATCTTCTAATGCAAATCCAAGCCGATATTTCAGGAGTAAATGTTACAAGACCAAAAGTTATTGAAACAACTTCTTACGGAGCGGCCCTCGCGGCTGCAATTGGTGCAGGTCTTATGACAATCGATGATGTTAGTAAACAATGGGAAAAAGAATCATTCTTCGAATCTTCTTCAGCTAACAGCGAATACTTCGACTACAAGAAGAAACTTTGGGATAAATATATTCAAATTAATTTTTAA